The Gemmatimonadales bacterium sequence TCCGCACATCGTGCCGGTGCTGAGCGCGGGCGAGGTGGACGGGCTGCCCTTCTTCGTGATGCCCTTCATCGACGGGGAATCGCTGCGCAGCCGCCTGGCCCGCGGCCCCCTGTCGGTCCGCGAGGCCGTGAATGTCCTCAAGGATGTGGCGCGCGCCCTCTCGTACGCGCACACCAACGACGTCATCCACCGGGATATCAAGCCCGACAACATCATGCTGACGGGTGGCACGGCGGTGGTGACCGACTTCGGCGTGGCCAAGGCGCTTGACGCCTCCCAGACGCCGAGGCGGCGGCGGACGGGGAACAACATCTCGCAGGCCGCGGTCACGGCCACGGGGCTGGCGGTCGGCACGCCGGCCTACATGGCGCCGGAGCAGGCGGCGGGCGATCCCAACACCGATCACCGGGCCGACTTGTACGCCCTCGGCGTGGTCGCCTGGGAGATGCTGACGGGCACGGCGCCCTTTGCGGGCCTCTCGCCGCAGCAGGTCATGGCCTCGCACGTGACGAAGACGCCCCCCTCGGTCGCGACGCGTCGGTATGACGTGCCGCAGGCGTTTTCCAGGGTCATCGACCAGCTCCTGCAGAAGGAGCCGCGCAACCGCCCCAAGTTTGCGGCCGACCTGATCCGGATGCTGGACGATCCGGCGGTGATCAGCGGGGAATATGGGACCGTCCCCAGGAGTGGCTGGAAGCGGTGGCGGGTGCCGGCACTGATCGGCGGGCTGGTCGTGGCGGCGGGGGCGGCGGCGCTGCTGCTGCTCTGACGGGGGCGCAGTGGGGGAGAGGCGGCGGGTTGGGTTGCTTCCTGCACCCCTTCCCCTTAACATTTGATGGGAAGCCAAGGTTCGCACCGGTCTCCAACTGGTGTGCGGGCCGCACCGCCACGAGACCCGAGACAGCGGAGGAGATCCCGATGAGTCCATTTCCCGGATTCCGCCGGATGTTTCGAATCCACCGGCCGGAGGACGCGGCGAAGATGGTCGACGACGAGCTCCGGTTTCACTTCCAGATGACGATCGAGGCGCTCATGGCCGAGGGACTGGATGCCGCCGCTGCCCGTGCGGAGGCCGAACGGCGATTCGGTGACATCGACGCGACCCGTGAGGGGCTGACGGCGCTCGACCGGGCGCGCACCATCGGGGAGCGACGTGGGGAGTGGTGGGCCGGGCTGGTCCAGGACCTTCGGTACGCGCTGCGCGGCCTGCGGCTCCGCCCCGGCTTCGCGGCGGCCGTGACGCTCACCCTCGGCCTCGGCATCGGCGCCAATGCCACGATGTTCGGCATCGTGGACCGCTTGCTCCTCCGGCCACCCGCCTACCTGGCGCGCCCGGCCGATGTGCACCTCACCTACTTCGCCCGCACCTTCGATGGGGTCGAGCGGTTTCAGCTGCATACGAGCGTCCCCCGCCTGCGCGACCTCCAGCGCTGGACTCGATCGTTCGACGAAATCGCGGCGTACAGTTCCTCACCCTGGGCGGTAGGTGCGGGAGCGGATGCCCAGGAACTGTCCGTCATGTCGGCGAGCGCGAACTTCTGGCAGCTGTTCGACGCGCGGCCGGTTCTGGGCCGCTTCTTCGATGCGGAGGACGATTCGCTCCCTGAGCGCTCGCGGGTCGTGGTGGTGGGCTATGGGTACTGGCAGAGCCACCTCGGCGGTCGTCGCGATGTGGTGGGCGACGAGCTGCGGCTGGGGCGGCACGTCTATACGATCATCGGTGTGGCGCCGGCCGGCTTTGCGGGCCTTGACCTGGAGGTGCCCGCGGCCTTCGTCCCGCTCACCGCGGGTGCCTACGGCGAGGAATTTGGTGGCGACACCCGAGCGGCCACCAGCTACGGATACGGCTGGTTGGCAGTGGTGGTCCGCCGGCGGCCTGGCGTCAGCATCGAGGCGGCCACCGCGGATCTGTCCTCGGCGTTTGTTCGCAGTTTTGAGGCGCGGCGGGTGGAACAGCCATCCCTCCCCGCCGAGGTGGTGCGGCCCCACGCCGTGCTGGGGCCGGTGCAGCGCGCCGGCGGACCCAACTGGTTCGAACACGGCCAAAGTGTCGCTGTGGCTGCTGGGTGTGGCAGGTGTCGTCCTGCTCATCGCTTGCGCAACGTCGGGAACCTCCTGCTGGCCAGGACCATTGGGCGGCGTCGGGAAATCGCCGTGAGATTGGCGCTCGGCGTCAGCCGTGCGCGACTGCTACGGCAGATCCTGGTGGAAGCCTCCTGCTCGCGTTGCCGGAGCTTCCGGCATCCTGCTGGCCCAGTTTGGTGGTGGCATCCTGGGGGCCACTCTTCTGACTGATGTGACTCGGTCAAGCGCGCTGACCGACGGGCGCATCCTCGGGCTGACGGTGGCGCTGGCGCTCGTGGCGGGTCTCCTCACGGGCGTCGTTCCGGCGTGGCAGGCGGGGCGTTCGGACGTGGCGAACGCCCTCAAGGCCGGCGTGCGGGAAGGGACCTACCAGCGCTCGGGGTTCCGCACCGGGATGCTGGTCCTCCAGGTCGGACTCTCCCGTGGTGCTGCTCGTCGGTGCCGGGCTCTTCGTTCGCAGCCTGCAGCGGGCTCTCATCTCCGCTCGGTTTCGATCCGGAGCGGGTGCTGTACGTCGACCTGCAGATGCGGGAGGTGGCGCTCGATTCGGTGGAGGGGCTCCAACTGCGCCAGCGCCTGCTGGCGAGGGCGAGCGCGCTGCCGGATGTGGAGCACGCGTCTCGCCAGGTGACCGTTCCCTTCTGGCGGACCTGGGACGAGGACTTGTTCGTCGCCGGAATCGATTCGGTCCACAAGCTCGGCCGGTTTGAAATCCAGGGCGTCACCCCGGACTATTTCGCCACGATGGGGACCGCCCTCGTGCGGGGGCGGGGGATTGAGGATGCCGACCGCCAAGGAACCCAACGTGTCATGGTCGCGAGCCAGTCGATGGCGGATCTGCTATGGCCCGGGGACGAGGCGATCGGCAAGTGTGTGCGGGTCGGCGCGGACTCGGCGCCGTGCACGTACGTGGTCAGGACCTGCGGACATCAAGACGAGCAGCCTGGCGAACCCACCCCGGTCTACTACCGGCCGGTCCGACCAGATTGCGCCCGAATCAAGGGTGGTCTCTTCGTGCGGGTGCAGGGATCGGCCGCGGCCCGCGGCCGAGGGTGCGTCGCGCGCTGACACCGGTCATGCCTGGGGCGTCGTACATCACTGTGATGCCGCTGGACCAGATATTGGGGCAGGAGCGGCGGGCGTTTGCGCTGGGGGCGACGATGTTCACGGTGTTGTTTGGCGGGTTATACGTTGCTGCTCGCCGCGTGGGGCTCTACAGCGTGATTTCCTGGGTGCTGCAGCGTCGC is a genomic window containing:
- a CDS encoding ABC transporter permease; its protein translation is MSPFPGFRRMFRIHRPEDAAKMVDDELRFHFQMTIEALMAEGLDAAAARAEAERRFGDIDATREGLTALDRARTIGERRGEWWAGLVQDLRYALRGLRLRPGFAAAVTLTLGLGIGANATMFGIVDRLLLRPPAYLARPADVHLTYFARTFDGVERFQLHTSVPRLRDLQRWTRSFDEIAAYSSSPWAVGAGADAQELSVMSASANFWQLFDARPVLGRFFDAEDDSLPERSRVVVVGYGYWQSHLGGRRDVVGDELRLGRHVYTIIGVAPAGFAGLDLEVPAAFVPLTAGAYGEEFGGDTRAATSYGYGWLAVVVRRRPGVSIEAATADLSSAFVRSFEARRVEQPSLPAEVVRPHAVLGPVQRAGGPNWFEHGQSVAVAAGCGRCRPAHRLRNVGNLLLARTIGRRREIAVRLALGVSRARLLRQILVEASCSRCRSFRHPAGPVWWWHPGGHSSD
- a CDS encoding serine/threonine-protein kinase produces the protein MDQLPNSQRDALQGVLGAAFTLEDELTGGGMSTVYKARDNALQRAVVIKVLPPDLAAAVSMERFKREILVSAGLQHPHIVPVLSAGEVDGLPFFVMPFIDGESLRSRLARGPLSVREAVNVLKDVARALSYAHTNDVIHRDIKPDNIMLTGGTAVVTDFGVAKALDASQTPRRRRTGNNISQAAVTATGLAVGTPAYMAPEQAAGDPNTDHRADLYALGVVAWEMLTGTAPFAGLSPQQVMASHVTKTPPSVATRRYDVPQAFSRVIDQLLQKEPRNRPKFAADLIRMLDDPAVISGEYGTVPRSGWKRWRVPALIGGLVVAAGAAALLLL
- a CDS encoding ABC transporter permease, whose protein sequence is MPGSSFAACSGLSSPLGFDPERVLYVDLQMREVALDSVEGLQLRQRLLARASALPDVEHASRQVTVPFWRTWDEDLFVAGIDSVHKLGRFEIQGVTPDYFATMGTALVRGRGIEDADRQGTQRVMVASQSMADLLWPGDEAIGKCVRVGADSAPCTYVVRTCGHQDEQPGEPTPVYYRPVRPDCARIKGGLFVRVQGSAAARGRGCVAR